TGGGGGGAAGACTTGAATGATTCTAAGGCAATAactacagacatacacacacatccaagtTTACAGCAGCTGTATTCACAATGTAAACAGCCTAGATAGATAGCCACCAATAGAGAAGTTGGTAAAGGAAAtgcatacatataccacacaatgcaattttatttagccttaaagaaatggaatcaTGATATTAacaggaaatggagagaaaaggaaatcatcatgctacataaaataaaccaagttcagaaagataaatactgcATTTTCTCTCCTATACAAAAATCTAGGGGTTTTCTTATTGTTTATCGagatacggtttctctgtgtggccctggctgtcctaaaactccctctgtaaactaggctggcctcgaagttacagagatcaatctgcctctgcctcctgagtgctgggattaaagacatgcagcaCCAGCACCTGACCAAAATCTAGGTTTTTATAAGGGTATGgatgtggggggggcagggactAGAAAGGGCActatgagaagggaggaaggaacttTAAGTGGGTACAGAAGGTAATGGAACACAcgggacatgaaagcagaaggggcCGGCTTGGGAAGAAGGGGATCAGCAAGCAGACAAGGGACACAGGTGGGGTTGGAGTGGGGACAGAGGATACTGATGCCATAGTAAAGAGCCATGCTTTGTCTGCTAACTCGCACAAATCAGCAACACCCCAAACCCcagcaaacaaaacaccagactgaagggaggaaaagaaaaactggtaAGACTTAACACTCACAGTTATAGCTTTATTCAATGAATAATAGCTTCCTTGTAGAAAACATATGATTTCTATCAATCAGTTAATATTCTAGCAAGAACAAACCATCTGCGCACGGTGGCCTTGTTAGATGGAGATCACTGTACATTTCAACTGTGCAGGTCTGAACAAGAAGACCTAGTGCTCACTCACAGTGGGTAGCTTCCCACTGTCTAAACCAGCCTCTCACAGGAAGTGGTTCTGGGTTTCACAGTAACATTTCCTGAGCGTGGAGGGACACAATTGCCTTTGTCTCTCAGTCTGCATGCACTTGTAGCTGTGAAGCACTTTGCAGGTGTTTTTGTCTACCCGAGAGTTAAATACCCATAGAGACATAATGAACACAGGTTAATCTCAATCTTGCCAAACTATAATTATTCACTCTTTCTCCAAATTTTCATGTCCTGTCTCTTTACTACACCCTCCCCCTTTGCTTCATCTACAAAACCACCTGTAGCATTCCAGGGCCATGCTCAGGTCCCTTTCTGCTGAGGGAAAACCTTCCTTGCTATGTCAGCCTTCATTGAAAATCTGATTCTAATCTCGTTTCTGAGTAATATTATTCAAATATCTTTTTACAAGTTTTTGAGTTACTTTCCTTTTAGATTGCCAACTCCTTAAATGGCATTCCTATactgtttgttgttgctgttgttcctCACAGGCCTACGCAGCACACATGAGTCTCTTGGTTTTATATGTACCTTCGTGTTTACAGATTTTCTAGGGCCAGTCCTTGTTCTTTGTGGAGACATGGATCAGCAGGTCTCAGAACTCATCGGCTGACTCGGTGTCCCAGCTGCAGGACAGCAGCTGTTCATCCTGAGGGAACTCAACTTCAACGTCATACACAAAACTGGGGTCATCCTTTCTCttctgatttttctcaaaaaGTTCATCCATGATGCTCTTCCTTTTGGCGAGCTCCTTGTCATCTAGTTTGTTCAGGTCTTCCTCGGGGTCAATGGTCGTTTCCCGTTGAATTTGTTCCTTCGTTTCTGCCAAGCTCTGCCCCTGCAAGTAACCtcgtaaaaaaacaaacagcttcTCCAGCTGCTTCAGGGACACCAGTTCTAGGTAATTCTTGTGCCGTGGGTTATTCTTTAATTGTTCAGCAGCTCTGGTGCAATCTAGGAGGGAAAAAAGTGTATATACAGCACACATATCACACCCGTCACAAACTACTATGAGGCTGGAAATAGACCAAAACCTGAGATCACTAGCTCCAAGGTAGCCAAGTGGCTAAAGGGGTTTATTAAAATCAATTATTACTCTTTAGAACTATACTTCTagcaattcatttatttatttttctgagattaAAACATACCAACCTGgtagggggagggaaagggaagagaagagagtggggagactgtggttgggatgtaaaataaataaataaataacatttaaaaaacaaaacaaacattctaTCCTATAGGGAAGCTCCTTCAGACAAAAAGTAAACAGTTCAGAACAACTCCAGGAAGTCCCTAAAGCTGAGCAGACTCACTTGGCCCCTTCCTTCTCTAGAATAAACAATAAAGACTTTGAGAGCCTCTCCCAGAGGAGCCAAGCCACACAAAAGACTCCTGAGAGCCGCCAAACAGAccaaaagaagcaaaaacaaaacaaaacaaaataacaacagcaacaaaaaaaccaGTGGAGCTGCACaagaggctcagaccaactgACTCAACTAAAAAGGACACTCTGCCACTTGTTAGGCTACATGTGGGctgtgcagtgagctccaggtttccagcttttgtgagctgtcacccatgctggggtggattttggtgatgcagctgtctttaaGTCATTTCTTCCCccataagtaacccctcacccatattccggTAAGTAACCCCACTAAAGCTGAGTGGTTCACCAAATTGAACTTTAATGGTATCCACACTTTGGTCTGCCATGGGCTCCCTATctgaaataaatacacaaaaatatgttgtgtctccctaggaaaagtttgtcacacaacacacacatacctgtaatcctagcatttggaagaaatggaagatagaacgtttgaggttagcctgaacTACTTAACTAGATtctgccatataaacaaaatccacATCAGGCTGGGTATGGAGGTGCATGTTTATAATTGCTTCTTATCCCGGCATTAGGGATATTCATGAATTCATGACAGCCAAGGTGGCagacagagatcctgcctcaaaacaaaacaaaacaaaaccaagatagCTGGTtggtggtgtcacatgcttttaatcccatgcctttaattttatttgtatgagtgtatgtatgtgcaccatgtgtgtgcagtgccagcaGAGACCACAAGAGAACGACAGTgagctggaactggagttagaagatggctgtgagccaccaggcaggtgctgggaactgaacccagctcctctgcaagagcagcaggtgcttttaattgctgaaccatctctctaaccccccaaataaaaattttaaataaacaaacaaacaaacaaacaaacaaacaaacctagcTTTGGTGTCAAGGCAGACAtgtagacttttttcttttcttttttactttcttaaCCAAAAATTACTTTGTGGGATGCTAAAAACTTTCAACTGAAGAAACTGTCTAATGATGAAAAATgccataatttttatttattttagagactgagtctcactatgtagcctttgctGGCCTAGAAgattactctgtagaccaggtctggcctcaaactcacagagatccacccacctctgcctcccaaaagctggaattaaaggcatacagaTTAAATTgccaatttctttatttttatttatttggtttttcaagacagggtttttctgtggctttggaggctgtcctggaactagctcttgtagaccaggctggcctcgaactcacagagatccgcctgcctctgtttcccaagtgttgggattaaaggcatgcgccaccactgcccggctaaatTGCCAATTCTTTAACTGTTAAAAAGTATAGAAattcttagttagggcttctattgctgtgataaaacaccatgaccaaaagctagTTGGGGacgaaagggcttatttggcttaaacttccaTGTCATAGTCCatgactgaaggaagtcaggacaggagctcaaacagggcaggaacctggggacaGCAGCTGGTGCacaggccatggaagagtgctgcttactggcttgctccccctggcttgctcaacctgctttcttattccacccaggaccaccagcccaggggttgaagcacccacagtgggctgggccctcccacatcaatcatcaataagTGATTTCACCAAGATAACAATCTAGGCCCCAATTAAGTCATGATTTAAACCTAAGTTTATTTCTGAAGAAGTGTTCATTCTATTGCATGAAACTAAatactcccctccctccctccctccctccctccctccctccctcctcctcctccctccctcctccctcctcttctttttcctctcagtGGGGACTGCTTCCAGGACCCTGCACATGTTAggtactctaccactgatctaTATTCCCTTCACAaccaatctttttttcttttcttttctttactttttttttttttttttttttgagactggttaTCTGAAGTTATCCAGGCTTAAATTTGCAATTTTCCCACGTCAGCCTCcttaagtgcttggattataggtat
This genomic stretch from Cricetulus griseus strain 17A/GY chromosome 4, alternate assembly CriGri-PICRH-1.0, whole genome shotgun sequence harbors:
- the Cep19 gene encoding centrosomal protein of 19 kDa, which gives rise to MKYIAKKCGVRFQPPAIILIYDNETEGKSRQRIMPVRNFSKFSDCTRAAEQLKNNPRHKNYLELVSLKQLEKLFVFLRGYLQGQSLAETKEQIQRETTIDPEEDLNKLDDKELAKRKSIMDELFEKNQKRKDDPSFVYDVEVEFPQDEQLLSCSWDTESADEF